The following are encoded together in the Bradyrhizobium sp. CCGUVB1N3 genome:
- a CDS encoding CesT family type III secretion system chaperone, which translates to MLLDAGMISTAAEHDLVGLALSRNLENFLLGAPLFFVNPSSQHLVLGQRFDFAQIDPPTFAPLLDALALQAKAWLHGRSRG; encoded by the coding sequence GTGCTGCTCGACGCGGGCATGATTTCTACGGCCGCCGAGCATGACTTGGTTGGACTTGCATTGTCCCGAAACCTTGAGAACTTCCTGCTTGGTGCGCCGCTGTTCTTCGTCAATCCGTCGAGCCAGCACCTTGTTTTGGGTCAGAGGTTCGATTTTGCGCAGATCGACCCGCCAACATTCGCGCCGTTGCTTGATGCGCTGGCACTGCAGGCCAAAGCTTGGCTGCACGGGCGGAGCCGTGGCTGA